In one window of Haloimpatiens sp. FM7315 DNA:
- a CDS encoding GGDEF domain-containing protein, giving the protein MNYNNMDKETLIKIIKEKDEVIESLNKKIDEILHYANVDEVTKVLNRRSGLNVLNTKLEFCRINNESLTLCFIDIDNFKKINDSFGHGEGDKVLQEVSKIFKECIRNTDSVLRMGGDEFIIGFENINKKVPAKYGIEFAVEYMRFTVRKTQSIR; this is encoded by the coding sequence ATGAACTATAATAATATGGATAAAGAAACTCTTATAAAAATAATAAAGGAAAAAGATGAAGTCATAGAAAGCTTAAATAAAAAGATAGATGAAATCTTACACTATGCAAATGTAGATGAGGTTACTAAGGTGCTAAATAGAAGATCTGGCTTAAATGTTCTAAATACAAAACTGGAGTTTTGTAGAATAAATAATGAGAGCCTAACTCTTTGTTTTATTGATATAGATAATTTTAAAAAAATAAATGATAGTTTTGGTCATGGAGAAGGGGATAAGGTATTACAAGAAGTAAGTAAAATTTTTAAAGAATGTATTAGAAATACAGATAGCGTATTAAGAATGGGCGGAGATGAATTTATTATAGGTTTTGAAAACATTAACAAAAAAGTGCCTGCAAAATATGGAATAGAATTTGCAGTAGAATACATGAGATTTACGGTAAGGAAAACTCAGAGCATAAGGTAA